One Panicum virgatum strain AP13 chromosome 9K, P.virgatum_v5, whole genome shotgun sequence genomic region harbors:
- the LOC120647683 gene encoding uncharacterized protein LOC120647683, with protein sequence MEVLATLSRAPATSQARAGEEAYTDARPDAQAAAGPPPPPLRPAAFYSCVFAQIEEIGWERVVSATGDDGVSCLSFRVVDDKGRIHLLEITLPMGYPASPPSITAQVPYLPKIQWSKSSRLKDVICQFQEHLKMLQEFWSTMDEIDKVLRVVDATKPTYAMSHRLLALGDDCYILLHVDAHKPSSLPECRFLGAEGKLDRLIMNWRKNRKRWDTKKKFHENLAGVLDFALPAPPSVGSVRDDEQADCGICYARHLPVDDELGPHSGCATDYTCENPSCSRAFHSVCLRDWLRSITTTRQSSALTRPLFFASCRQVLRCPVRELPLLQRSRCRQGRRPLNLVSVYKVWPGRGAAFGLKLPPPSREENKREKRKVVYQPNQSVNTGFNVALCSRTHALLDLERRLCASDSVACICRACFCIFVIFRPSWIANIIEEKKIRRAPELPQRTRPSQREGKMASGGDEERQGRQRRGRGRRLWAACLPRPGCFTVSAAGEDEGTSAAAAGEGGTRPTPSHLVVTVNGIVGSAENWRFAAKHFIKKHPEDVAVHCSGCNTAARTFDGIDVMGRRLAEEVTAVVESRPELRKISFVAHSLGGLIARYAIALLYERETQKDPHEECEKHVIDYHSNQHSSGGKIAGLEPINFITFATPHLGTRSHKQMPILRGSNKLEKMAFRMSWIAGKSGKHLFLKDVEDEKPPLLLQMVTDYGGLHFMSALRSFKRRVVYSNVCNDFIVGWRTSSIRHQHELPERKSFINDGRYPHIVYVEEPKVQDVDFPDAMIYQAKTTSEMEEVMLKGLNRLPWERVDVSFKKSRQRFFAHSTIQVKTYFLNSDGADVIFHMIDHFIY encoded by the exons ATGGAGGTGCTGGCCACGCTCTCGCGGGCGCCCGCGACGTCGCAAGCGCGGGCGGGCGAGGAGGCCTACACGGATGCTCGGCCGGACGCGCAGGCGGCAGCggggccaccaccgccaccgctgcGGCCGGCCGCGTTCTACAGCTGCGTGTTCGCTCAG atcgaagagatcggGTGGGAGCGGGTGGTGAGCGCCACAGGGGATGATGGGGTGTCTTGTCTCTCCTTCCGCGTCGT GGATGATAAGGGACGGATTCATTTACTGGAGATCACACTGCCCATGGGTTATCCTGCAAGCCCCCCTTCAATCACGGCA CAAGTACCTTACCTCCCGAAAATACAGTGGTCGAAAAGCTCAAGACTGAAAGATGTTATTTGCCAGTTTCAAGAG CACTTGAAGATGTTACAAGAGTTTTGGTCTACAATGGATGAGATTGATAAGGTCCTTCGGGTAGTTGACGCAACAAAGCCGACCTATGCTATGTCCCATCGCCTTTTAGCTTTAG GTGATGATTGCTATATTTTACTACATGTTGACGCACACAAGCCCAGCTCCTTACCAGA GTGTCGCTTCTTGGGTGCAGAAGGCAAACTTGATCGGCTCATCATGAATTGGAGAAAAAATCGCAAAAGATG GGACACAAAGAAGAAATTTCATGAAAACTTGGCGGGCGTCTTGGATTTTGCACTGCCTGCGCCACCTTCAGTCGGTAGCGTCAGAGACGACGAGCAAGCTGATTGCGGGATATGTTATGCCAGGCACCTGCCAGTCG ATGACGAGCTCGGGCCACACAGCGGGTGCGCGACCGACTACACGTGCGAGAACCCCAGCTGCAGCAGAGCCTTCCACTCCGTCTGCCTGAGGGACTGGCTCCGCTCCATCACCACGACAAGGCA GTCGTCTGCTCTCACGAGGCCTCTGTTCTTTGCCTCGTGCCGGCAGGTCCTTCGATGTCCTGTTCGGGAACTGCCCCTACTGCAGCGATCCCGTTGCCGTCAAGGTCGCCGACCGCTAAACTTGGTCAGCGTTTACAAG GTTTGGCCGGGGCGCGGAGCTGCATTCGGGTTGAAATTGCCGCCCCCTTCTAGAGAAGAGAAcaaaagggagaaaagaaaggtTGTTTACCAGCCTAATCAGTCGGTCAATACTGGTTTCAACGTCGCACTCTGTTCTAGAACACACGCCCTTCTAGATTTGGAACGGCGGTTGTGCGCTTCTGACTCTGTGGCCTGCATTTGCCGTGcctgtttctgtatttttgtaaTCTTTAGGCCAAGCTGGATTGCTAATataatagaagaaaaa AAGATCCGCCGAGCGCCCGAGCTCCCCCAACGCACACGGCCGAGTCAGAGGGAGGGAAAAATGGCGAGCGGCGGGGACGAGGAGAGGCaggggaggcagcggcgggggcgcggACGGCGGCTGTGGGCTGCGTGCCTCCCGCGGCCGGGGTGCTTCACGGTCTCCGCCGCGGGCGAGGACGAGGGcacgtcggccgccgccgccggcgaagggGGCACCAGGCCGACGCCCTCGCATCTGGTCGTCACGGTCAATGGGATCGTCGGGAG TGCAGAAAACTGGCGCTTTGCTGCGAAACACTTCATCAAGAAACACCCTGAAGATGTGGCTGTTCACT GCAGTGGGTGCAACACAGCAGCTCGAACCTTTGATGGAATTGATGTGATGGGAAGAAGATTGGCAGAGGAG GTGACCGCTGTTGTTGAGAGTAGACCAGAGCTTCGCAAGATTTCCTTTGTTGCACATTCATTGGGTGGACTGATCGCAAGATATGCTATTGCACTATTATATGAGAGAGAGACACAAAAAGATCCTCATGAAGAGTGTGAGAAGCATGTCATTGACTATCATAGTAACCAGCATAGTTCTGGAGGGAAAATTGCTGGTTTGGAGCCTATTAACTTCATCACCTTTGCAACACCACACCTCGGTACAAGATCACACAAACAA ATGCCAATTCTACGTGGTTCCAACAAATTGGAAAAGATGGCATTTCGTATGTCTTGGATTGCTGGGAAAAGCGGAAAACATCTTTTCCTGAAAGATGTAGAAGATGAGAAACCACCGCTCCTTCTACAGATGGTTACTGATTATGGTGGTCTCCATTTCAT GTCTGCTCTACGCTCTTTCAAACGTCGTGTTGTTTACTCCAATGTCTGCAATGATT TTATCGTTGGCTGGAGGACATCTTCAATACGTCATCAGCATGAGCTTCCTGAG CGCAAAAGTTTTATAAACGATGGTAGATATCCACACATTGTTTATGTGGAGGAACCGAAGGTTCAGGATGTTGATTTTCCAGATGCGATGATTTATCAGGCAAAAACTACGAGTGAAATGGAAG AAGTTATGCTCAAAGGTCTTAATAGACTTCCATGGGAAAGGGTAGATGTTAGCTTCAAGAAAAGTAGACAGAGGTTTTTCGCCCATAGCACAATTCAG GTCAAGACCTATTTCTTGAACTCTGATGGCGCTGATGTGATCTTTCACATGATCGACCATTTTATTTATTAA
- the LOC120648510 gene encoding EPIDERMAL PATTERNING FACTOR-like protein 2 has product MGLQLYSSSLLLLLLLSSHGLHAAEGRALHFQPKDPPKIGKGVAVAESLIGSRPPRCEGKCAPCGRCEAVQVPVAPRVVDGGRGEAAPGRARLYSRAAGAGARVEESYTDYKPLNWKCRCADWRALDP; this is encoded by the exons ATGGGACTCCAGCTTTACTCCTCATCCCTGCTGCTTCTCCTCCTGCTATCCTCTCACGGCCTGCACGCTGCCGAAG GTAGAGCGCTGCATTTCCAGCCCAAGGATCCACCAAAG ATTGGCAAGggcgtggcggtggcggagtCGCTGATCGGGTCGAGGCCGCCGCGGTGCGAGGGCAAGTGCGCGCCGTGCGGGCGGTGCGAGGCGGTGCAGGTGCCCGTCGCGCCGCGAGTAGTCGACGGCGGCAGGGGCGAGGccgcgcccggccgcgcccgcctgtacagcagggccgccggcgccggcgccagggTCGAGgagagctacaccgactacaagCCCCTCAACTGGAAGTGCCGGTGCGCGGACTGGCGAGCCCTGGATCCGTGA